The following proteins are encoded in a genomic region of Glycine max cultivar Williams 82 chromosome 18, Glycine_max_v4.0, whole genome shotgun sequence:
- the LOC106794183 gene encoding cation/H(+) antiporter 15: MATSRGNGIVSSYWDSHGQWQVCVEDDRNVGSLGIFIGDRPFEFVLPVTLCQLFTVILVSRTLYFLLRPLRTPKFICNVLGGIILGPTFLGRNKTYWQVLFPPRQTEYLVMASLTGAVYFVFLVALKMDVLMTIRAAKSTWRLGVIPFLASFVVILALLCLYYHPQQISSASLTIARVSVSCLMSLSNFPVVSDAMLELNLTATELGQIALSSSMINDIILWLFIVMHSFTSNVDVKKSIALLGNWCLLVFFNFFVLRPTMKLIAMRTPVGKPVKELYVVLILLGVLVMAGVGDLMGVTFLMGPLIFGLVVPSGPPLGTTLAEKSEVLTTEFLLPFFFVYIGINTDLSALEDWRLFLTLQGVFFAGDLAKLLACVLVSLAYNIRPKHGTLLGLMLNIKGITQLISLARFKKQKMLDEDTFSQLVFCVVLITAIVTPLVNILYKHRPRVHAESLFEGELRTIQSTPRNREFHIVCCVHNEANVRGITALLEECNPVQESPICVYAVHLIELVGKSAPILLPIKHRHGRRKFLSVNYPNTNHIMQAFENYSNNSSGPVKVLPYINVAPYKSMHDAIFNLAQDNMVPFIIIPFHENGNIDLVGHVAASIRKMNTRFQAHAPCTLGILVDRHSRLGASNNNNMYFNVGVFFIGGAHDREALALGIRMSERADTRVSLFRFVIVNKKPCGCKIILTREEREEEEEDTMLDEGLIDEFKSMKYGIGNVCWYEITVDDGVEVLEAVHSLEGNYDLVMVGRRHNDGSLNGKEMTTFMENADALGILGDMLSSVEFCMGMVPVLVTQCGGVKISSSSNNKLDRVGSVNVSQKRLSVHK; encoded by the exons ATGGCGACTTCACGAGGCAATGGAATTGTCTCAAGTTATTGGGATTCCCATGGGCAGTGGCAAGTTTGTGTCGAAGACGATAGAAATGTGGGCTCTTTAGGAATTTTCATTGGGGATCGTCCATTTGAATTTGTGCTTCCTGTAACGTTGTGCCAACTCTTCACCGTCATCTTAGTCTCTCGAACGCTTTACTTTCTTCTCAGGCCTCTAAGAACACCCAAATTCATCTGCAACGTCCTG GGTGGCATTATTTTGGGCCCCACATTTTTGGGGCGGAACAAGACGTATTGGCAGGTTTTATTTCCACCGAGACAGACGGAGTATTTAGTGATGGCATCCTTAACCGGCGCCGTATATTTCGTATTCTTAGTTGCATTGAAAATGGACGTACTAATGACCATAAGAGCAGCCAAAAGCACGTGGCGACTTGGAGTAATTCCCTTCCTCGCTTCATTTGTGGTTATCTTAGCACTCTTATGTCTCTATTATCACCCCCAACAAATTTCCTCTGCATCTTTAACAATCGCGCGTGTCTCAGTAAGCTGCTTAATGTCGTTGAGCAACTTCCCCGTCGTGTCTGATGCAATGCTTGAACTGAACCTCACAGCCACAGAACTTGGCCAGATCGCTCTCTCTTCCTCCATGATCAACGACATCATACTATGGCTTTTCATCGTTATGCATAGCTTCACATCTAATGTTGATGTGAAAAAATCAATCGCATTGTTGGGAAACTGGTGCTTGCTCGTCTTCTTCAACTTCTTTGTTCTTCGACCAACCATGAAATTGATTGCTATGAGAACCCCAGTTGGAAAACCTGTGAAGGAACTTTATGTTGTGTTGATACTTCTTGGGGTGCTAGTGATGGCTGGTGTGGGAGACTTGATGGGCGTAACGTTTCTCATGGGACCCTTGATTTTTGGTTTGGTCGTACCAAGTGGCCCCCCCTTAGGGACAACGCTAGcggagaagagtgaagttcttaCCACTGAGTTCTTGCTACCCTTCTTCTTTGTGTACATTGGCATCAACACGGATTTGTCTGCACTTGAGGATTGGCGCTTATTTTTGACCCTTCAGGGTGTTTTCTTCGCGGGAGACTTGGCCAAGTTGCTGGCCTGTGTGTTGGTTTCTCTAGCGTACAACATTAGACCTAAACATGGCACGCTACTTGGCCTCATGTTGAACATCAAGGGTATAACTCAACTCATAAGTTTGGCTAGATTCaagaaacaaaag ATGTTGGATGAGGATACATTCAGTCAATTGGTGTTCTGTGTGGTACTTATAACCGCGATTGTAACACCCTTGGTTAACATATTGTACAAGCATCGCCCTCGAGTACACGCAGAAAGCTTATTCGAAGGGGAACTGAGAACGATCCAAAGCACTCCAAGAAACAGAGAGTTTCACATTGTTTGTTGTGTACATAATGAAGCAAACGTGCGTGGCATCACTGCCTTATTAGAAGAGTGCAACCCAGTGCAAGAGAGCCCCATATGCGTCTACGCAGTCCACCTTATCGAGCTCGTGGGGAAAAGTGCACCCATTCTCCTTCCCATAAAACATAGACACGGTCGCAGAAAATTCTTGTCTGTGAATTACCCCAACACCAACCACATCATGCAAGCCTTCGAAAACTACTCCAACAACTCAAGTGGGCCAGTCAAGGTTCTTCCCTACATCAACGTGGCACCTTACAAGAGCATGCACGACGCCATTTTCAACCTCGCCCAAGACAATATGGTGCCTTTCATTATCATCCCTTTTCACGAAAACGGCaacattgaccttgtcggacaCGTGGCAGCCTCCATCAGGAAGATGAATACTAGGTTTCAAGCGCATGCGCCATGCACGTTGGGGATACTCGTGGACCGGCACTCTCGGCTGGGCGcgtccaacaacaacaacatgtaTTTCAACGTGGGTGTATTCTTCATAGGTGGGGCCCACGATAGGGAAGCTCTGGCATTGGGAATTCGAATGTCGGAGCGTGCAGATACGAGGGTGAGCTTGTTTAGGTTTGTTATCGTGAACAAGAAACCGTGtggttgtaaaattattttgacaAGAGAAGAGcgtgaagaggaagaggaagatacCATGTTGGACGAGGGGTTAATTGACGAGTTCAAGAGCATGAAATATGGCATTGGTAACGTTTGTTGGTACGAGATTACGGTGGACGATGGGGTGGAGGTGTTGGAAGCAGTGCATAGTTTGGAAGGAAACTATGATCTTGTGATGGTGGGAAGGCGCCACAATGATGGATCTTTGAATGGAAAAGAAATGACAACTTTCATGGAGAACGCTGATGCATTGGGAATATTGGGGGATATGTTGTCTTCAGTAGAATTTTGTATGGGGATGGTTCCGGTTTTAGTGACACAGTGTGGTGGAGTGAAGATAAgtagtagtagtaataataagCTTGATAGAGTAGGTTCAGTTAATGTCTCACAAAAACGTTTATCTGTTCATAAATAA
- the LOC100781310 gene encoding cation/H(+) antiporter 15 translates to MDVVTTLKSAKRCWRFGVFPFLASFLVTVTLFSLYSPNGNANQNQMSIYHFPNIFTLSSFAVVSETLMELNLVATELGQIALSSAMISEILQWTTMELLFNSKFSMRFLIVLLIGATGFAVLLLLIIRPLVNIVLERTPPGKPIKEAYVVLLLLGPLVMAAISDTFGIYFVMGPFLYGLVLPNGPPLATTIIERSELIVYEFFMPFFFLLIGTRTDLTLIHEHWEVVLVVLAILFVGCLVKVIDTEVFSVAVMSVVVMTSICIPLIKSLYRHRRVCKTQTIQEGCVKTIQNITENTPFNIVSCVHTDEHVHNMIALIEACNPTTQSPLYVYVVHLIELVGKSTPILLPMNKNKRKSLSVNYPNTNHILRAFENYSNNSSGPVTVLSYVNVAPYRSMHEAVCNLAEDNSVHLLIIPFHQNDQTLGSHLASTIRNLNTNFLANAKGTLGILVDRYSVLSGSSSKLSFDVGIFFIGGKDDREALALGIRMLERPNTRVTLFRFVLPTNEDSRFNGLVENEDENLESTLDESLIDEFIAKNDISSDSVNVVYHEAVVEDCIQVLKAIRGMEKDYDLVMVGKRHSMGNFVEEEMSNFMDNADQLGILGDMLASNEFCNGKVPVLVMQCGDEKRVKQLEKVCHI, encoded by the exons ATGGACGTGGTGACAACATTAAAATCAGCGAAACGTTGTTGGCGATTCGGTGTGTTTCCCTTCTTGGCTTCTTTCTTGGTCACTGTAACCTTGTTTTCTTTGTATTCTCCCAACGGTAATGCTAATCAAAACCAAATGTCAATCTACCACTTCCCGAACATCTTCACCTTGAGCAGTTTCGCTGTTGTATCCGAAACCTTGATGGAACTCAACCTTGTAGCCACAGAACTTGGCCAAATTGCTCTATCTTCAGCCATGATCAGTGAAATATTGCAATGGACTACGATGGAACTCCTGTTCAACTCAAAATTCAGCATGCGATTTCTAATCGTGCTTTTGATAGGTGCAACTGGATTTGCTGTTTTATTACTTCTTATTATACGACCACTAGTGAACATTGTTTTGGAGAGAACACCACCTGGGAAGCCAATTAAAGAAGCATACGTTGTCTTGTTACTTCTGGGGCCTTTGGTTATGGCAGCTATTAGTGACACATTCGGCATATATTTCGTCATGGGACCTTTTCTCTATGGTTTGGTTCTGCCAAATGGACCCCCCCTCGCCACAACAATCATAGAGAGAAGTGAATTGATCGTGTATGAGTTTTTTAtgcctttcttcttcttgttgatTGGCACAAGGACAGACTTGACCTTAATTCATGAGCATTGGGAGGTGGTTCTAGTAGTTCTGGCTATCTTGTTTGTGGGATGCTTGGTGAAG GTTATTGATACAGAAGTATTCAGTGTAGCGGTGATGTCTGTGGTGGTCATGACATCAATTTGCATACCCTTGATCAAATCCTTGTACAGGCACCGTAGGGTGTGTAAGACGCAAACCATACAAGAAGGGTGTGTGAAAACAATCCAAAACATAACCGAAAATACACCGTTCAACATCGTATCATGTGTGCACACAGACGAACACGTGCACAACATGATTGCCCTAATAGAAGCATGCAACCCTACCACACAAAGCCCCTTGTACGTCTACGTGGTCCATCTCATTGAGCTCGTTGGAAAAAGCACACCCATTCTTCTTCCCATGAACAAAAACAAGCGAAAATCTTTGTCCGTAAACTACCCCAACACCAACCACATTTTACGTGCCTTTGAGAACTACTCCAACAACTCAAGTGGTCCTGTAACGGTTCTTTCGTATGTTAACGTGGCTCCGTACAGAAGCATGCATGAGGCAGTTTGTAACCTAGCCGAAGATAACTCAGTGCATCTTCTCATTATACCCTTTCACCAAAATGATCAAACCCTAGGAAGCCACCTGGCCAGCACCATTCGCAACCTCAACACAAATTTTCTCGCTAATGCAAAGGGTACTTTGGGGATACTAGTGGATAGATACTCGGTGCTAAGTGGGAGTAGCTCCAAGTTGTCTTTTGATGTTGGTATCTTCTTCATTGGTGGAAAAGATGATAGAGAAGCATTGGCGTTGGGGATTCGAATGTTGGAACGCCCCAACACACGTGTCACCTTGTTCCGGTTTGTTTTGCCTACCAATGAAGATTCGAGGTTTAATGGACTTGTAGAAAATGAAGATGAGAATTTAGAGAGCACGTTGGACGAGAGTCTAATAGATGAGTTTATTGCCAAGAATGATATTAGTAGTGATAGTGTTAACGTTGTTTACCATGAGGCTGTGGTGGAAGATTGCATACAAGTGTTGAAAGCGATTCGGGGAATGGAGAAGGACTATGACCTAGTGATGGTGGGAAAACGACATAGCATGGGGAATTTTGTAGAAGAAGAAATGTCAAATTTCATGGACAATGCAGATCAGTTGGGAATTTTGGGGGATATGTTGGCTTCCAATGAGTTTTGTAATGGGAAAGTTCCCGTATTGGTGATGCAATGCGGTGATGAGAAGAGGGTAAAACAGTTAGAAAAGGTTTGCCATATATAG
- the LOC100781856 gene encoding SNF2 domain-containing protein CLASSY 1: MEASVLLGNSYGVVARVAVAGLRGGVMGARNTMMHRKSHLRQRKHPFHACPFEAYLSRSWRAVELIKFESGTTTLYFVDNHHMTIKKGSFSDVRVRSRKATLSDCSFLRTGIDICVLSASQGNDNSDESSANHVWLDAKINSIQRKPHNPECSCQYYVNFYVNQGSLGTELRTLRKEVKVVGINEIAILQKLERNTCQHKYYRWESSEDCSKVPHTKLLGKFISDLSWLVVASAIRKVSFCARSVENNIVYQILGSDATTSSLYMDSEISVVNFKVNEDGMQMPVIHLVDLFETDTNTSGDKHDSHYDEVPSSYGFEGLRRSKRRNIQPERYSDCGNVSEIKVGNVRTWPYKLNKRKDDDGGGEESLPLAQENSDNSQKVNELSSCREIIVYHGRNETLELKSGEANQTQLASVPLLQEGDSLALEHHHLNDNVTRRSDAYYSTPKLKRKRLVDLEADVDFDPGREGINSNKGVSEKRHGSSWYSRSRSHAAEHSYKDRSLNATAYKEMIDSYLKDVNRTPTTEEPPVMDQRKEIGNFGQKKEAEIPEREDEEQISEIDMLWREMEMALASSYLEETEGSNSANFAKTTEESNRTCPHDYRLSEEIGIYCYKCGFVKTEIKYITPPFVSQVQNHVWHQEEKQCNGKDTKEKASKDDDFHLLSTHAPTDEHNSMEHDNVWKLIPQFREKLHDHQKKAFEFLWQNIGGSMEPKLMDAESKRRGGCVISHAPGAGKTFLIIAFLVSYLKLFPGKKPLILAPKGTLYTWCKEFNKWEISMPVYLIHGRGGTQKDTEQNSIVLPGFPNPNKYVKHVLDCLQKIKLWQEKPSVLVMSYTAFLALMREGSEFAHRKYMAKALREGPGILILDEGHNPRSTKSRLRKGLMKLKTDLRILLSGTLFQNNFCEYFNTLCLARPKFISEVLDTLDPITRRKSKTVEKAGHLLESRARKLFLDKIAKKIDSGIGNERMQGLNMLRETTNGFVDVYESENFDSAPGLQIYTLLMNTTDKQREILPKLHTRVDECNGYPLELELLVTLGSIHPWLVKTTSCANKFFTADQLKQLDKYKYDMKAGSKVKFVLSLVFRVMQREKVLIFCHNLAPVKLLIELFEMFFKWKKDREILLLSGELDLFERGKVIDKFEEHGGASKVLLASITACAEGISLTAASRVIFLDSEWNPSKTKQAIARAFRPGQEKMVYVYQLLVTGTLEEDKYKRTTWKEWVSSMIFSEAFEENLSHSRAVNIEDDILREMVEEDKSKTIHMILKNEKASTN, from the exons ATGGAGGCAAGTGTTCTTCTTGGAAACAGTTATGGGGTGGTAGCTCGCGTGGCTGTGGCGGGTCTTCGTGGTGGAGTGATGG GTGCACGCAATACAATGATGCATAGAAAAAGTCATTTACGTCAACGGAAGCATCCATTCCATGCTTGTC CCTTCGAGGCATATTTGTCTCGGTCATGGCGAGCTGTGGAGCTCATAAAATTTGAGTCTGGAACTACGACCCTATATTTTGTAGATAATCACCATATGACCATTAAGAAAGGCTCCTTTTCAGACGTTCGAGTTAGGTCAAGGAAAGCTACTTTATCAGATTGCTCCTTTTTACGAACTGGGATTGACATATGTGTTCTCTCAGCCTCTCAGGGTAATGACAATTCAGATGAATCTAGTGCTAATCAT GTGTGGCTTGATGCTAAAATAAATTCCATACAGAGAAAACCACATAATCCAGAGTGCTCATGTCAGTATTATGTAAACTTCTATGTTAATCAAGGTTCACTTGGTACAGAGCTGAGAACTCTTAGGAAGGAGGTTAAAGTAGTTGGAATAAATGAAATTGCCATCCTCCAAAAGCTTGAACGTAATACTTGTCAACACAAATACTATCGATGGGAATCATCTGAAGACTGCTCCAAAGTGCCACATACTAAATTGTTAGGAAAATTTATATCTGACCTTTCATGGTTGGTTGTTGCATCTGCTATAAGGAAGGTTTCATTCTGTGCAAGATCTGTGGAAAACAATATTGTGTATCAAATTTTAGGGAGTGATGCTACAACCTCTTCATTATACATGGATTCTGAAATAAGTGTTGTGAACTTTAAAGTGAACGAAGACGGCATGCAAATGCCTGTTATTCATCTAGTTGATTTATTTGAGACTGACACCAATACAAGCGGCGATAAACATGATTCCCACTATGATGAAGTGCCATCATCTTATGGTTTTGAGGGCTTACGACGATCCAAACGTAGGAACATACAACCTGAACGTTACTCTGATTGTGGTAATGTTTCTGAGATAAAGGTTGGTAATGTTCGAACCTGGCCAtacaagttaaacaaaaggaaagatgatgatggtggtggtgaagaGTCATTGCCATTAGCACAAGAGAATAGTGACAATAGTCAAAAGGTCAATGAACTGAGTTCTTGCCGGGAGATTATAGTGTACCATGGGAGGAATGAAACGCTGGAATTAAAGTCAGGTGAGGCCAATCAAACTCAACTTGCTAGTGTTCCTCTTCTTCAAGAAGGTGATTCATTAGCCCTTGAGCATCATCATCTCAATGACAATGTTACTAGAAGAAGTGATGCATATTATAGCACCCCTAAGCTTAAGAGGAAGAGATTAGTTGATCTGGAAGCTGATGTAGATTTTGATCCTGGAAGGGAAGGCATAAATTCCAATAAAGGAGTTAGCGAGAAAAGACATGGTTCATCATGGTATTCAAGAAGCAGAAGCCATGCTGCAGAACACAGTTATAAAGACAGAAGCTTAAATGCAACTGCCTACAAGGAAATGATAGATTCATACTTGAAGGATGTCAATAGAACACCAACTACAGAAGAGCCACCTGTAATGGACCAGCGGAAGGAAATAGGCAACTTTGGGCAAAAGAAGGAAGCAGAAATACCTGAAAGAGAGGACGAGGAACAAATCTCTGAGATCGATATGTTGTGGAGAGAAATGGAAATGGCACTGGCATCAAGTTATCTTGAAGAAACAGAG GGTTCAAATAGTGCCAATTTTGCCAAGACTACGGAAGAATCTAATCGCACTTGTCCGCATGATTACAGATTGTCTGAAGAAATTGGAATTTATTGCTACAAATGTGGCTTTGTGAAAACcgagataaaatatattacgcCACCCTTCGTAAGTCAAGTTCAAAaccatgtttg GCACCAAGAGGAAAAgcaatgcaatggaaaagaTACAAAGGAAAAGgctagtaaagatgatgatttcCATCTGCTCTCAACTCATGCTCCTACAGATGAACATAACTCTATGGAACATGATAACGTTTGGAAGTTAATTCCCCAATTTAGAGAAAAGTTGCATGACCACCAAAAGAAGGCTTTTGAATTTCTTTGGCAAAATATTGGAGGGTCTATGGAGCCAAAACTTATGGATGCAGAATCCAAAAGAAGAGGGGGTTGTGTGATATCTCATGCTCCTGGAGCTGGTAAAACTTTTCTCATCATTGCATTTCTCGTTAGCTATTTAAAGCTATTCCCAGGGAAGAAGCCTCTTATCCTTGCTCCAAAAGGCACACTTTACACTTGGtgcaaagaattcaacaagtgGGAAATTTCTATGCCAGTGTATCTGATTCATGGGCGTGGTGGAACTCAGAAAGATACTGAGCAAAATTCAATTGTTCTTCCTGGTTTTCCAAATCCAAATAAATATGTCAAGCATGTTTTGGACTGCTTGCAAAAGATAAAACTGTGGCAAGAGAAACCAAGTGTTTTGGTCATGAGCTATACTGCATTTTTAGCATTAATGAGAGAGGGTTCAGAGTTTGCACACAGAAAATATATGGCTAAAGCATTGAGGGAAGGTCCTGGGATCTTGATACTTGATGAAGGGCACAATCCAAGAAGCACCAAGTCAAGGTTGAGGAAAGGGTTGATGAAACTGAAAACAGATCTAAGAATACTACTTTCCGGTACATTATTTCAGAACAATTTTTGTGAATACTTCAACACACTTTGCTTGGCAAGACCAAAGTTTATCTCCGAAGTGCTTGATACATTAGACCCGATTACCAGAAGGAAAAGCAAAACAGTAGAAAAGGCAGGTCATTTGCTAGAATCACGAGCTAGAAAATTGTTCTTAGATAAAATTGCTAAGAAAATTGACTCGGGTATTGGAAATGAGAGGATGCAGGGTCTAAACATGTTGAGAGAAACCACAAATGGTTTTGTAGATGTTTATGAGAGTGAAAATTTTGATAGTGCTCCTGGTTTACAAATCTACACGTTGCTAATGAATACAACTGACAAGCAGCGTGAGATTTTGCCAAAACTACACACGAGAGTGGACGAGTGCAATGGTTACCCTCTAGAGCTAGAGCTTTTGGTAACTCTTGGATCAATACATCCATGGTTGGTTAAAACAACCTCATGCGCAAATAAGTTTTTCACTGCAGACCAATTGAAGCAGCTAGACAAATACAAGTATGATATGAAAGCAGGATCAAAAGTTAAATTTGTTCTGAGCCTTGTTTTCCGTGTTATGCAGAGAGAGAAAGTACTTATCTTCTGCCACAACCTTGCACCTGTGAAGTTATTGATAGAGTTATTTGAGATGTTCTTCAAATGGAAAAAAGATAGAGAAATTCTGCTGCTTAGTGGGGAACTAGACCTCTTTGAACGCGGGAAAGTGATAGATAAGTTTGAGGAGCATGGAGGAGCATCAAAGGTACTCCTTGCTTCAATTACAGCTTGTGCTGAAGGCATTAGTTTAACAGCAGCTTCTAGAGTGATTTTTTTGGACTCAGAATGGAATCCATCGAAAACAAAACAGGCTATTGCACGGGCTTTTCGTCCTGGTCAAGAAAAAATGGTTTACGTTTATCAGCTCTTGGTAACAGGCACATTGGAGGAAGATAAGTACAAAAGAACCACTTGGAAAGAGTGGGTTTCTAGCATGATTTTTAGTGAGGCTTTTGAGGAGAACCTTTCACATTCGCGAGCAGTGAACATTGAAGATGATATACTGAGGGAAATGGTTGAGGAGGACAAGTCTAAAACAATTCATATGATTCTAAAGAATGAAAAGGCTTCAACAAATTGA